The stretch of DNA TGTTCCCCAAAACAATCCCCAATCTTGCCCTATATATAATTCATGTTGACCTACTTTTTCCATGTCAACCGCCCCTTAATCCTTCAAAAAGTTCTTGAACCAAAGCCCCGAATCTTTAATGGTACGTTTTTGCGTTTTCCAATCCACATGTACCAATCCAAATCGAGGATCAAAGCCCTCAGCCCATTCAAAATTGTCCATAATTGTCCACGCAAAATAACCACGAATATCTACCCCTTCTCGCTTTGCTTTCAACACTTGTTTCATGTAGCTTTGATAAAAATCAATGCGCCGTTGGTCATGCACCTTCCCATCTTCAAGCTTATCAGGCATAGCACAGCCATTTTCTGTAATCATGATTGGAGGCAGATTTTCATAAGCCGCATACTGTTTGATGATATTATACATTCCTTCGGGGCAAACCTCCCACCCCATTTCGGTAATCATTTCAGGGGGAATGCCTCTATTTTTAGGTTTTTGTTCAAAGGCCCAGACACAAGGCAACAAAGCATGTCTAGCAACAAATTGTGTATAATTCTGCAAGCCAACAAAATCAAAATCAAATTTTAATTTTTCAAGATCTCCAGCTTGGACATAACGATGAATTTTATCTAGAAAAGGAAAACGCTCTGTTGGATAGCCCATTCCCAAATGAGGTTCAATACAAAGACGATTTAGAATAATGTCCATTCGGTGTGCTGCTTCTAAATGTCGTTTCTTTTGGTTTTTGGGACGCACATAAGCACAAGACAACGCTGCGCCAACTTGCCCATCGGGCACATTTTCTTTCATAATTCGCCCAGCAGAAGCTTGGCACATCAAGGCATGATGTATTGCCTTTAGGAATTTTTGAGGCGCAAAATAACCAGGGGCGTGATACATTGCTAAATAGCCCCCCAAAGTAAAACCAATTGGTTCGTTTTGAGCAAACCATGTTTTTACCTTATCCCCATATTCGGTCGTAACTTTGTGTGTATATTCGTCAAACCAATTAATCATATCTCGGTTTGCCCAGCCTCCCTTATCTTCTAGTGCTTGAGGCAAGTCAAAATGATACATCAAAGCCCAAGGCTCTATCCCTAATTCTAAACAACGATCAATCACCCGATGATAAAAATCAATGCCCTTTTGATTTACTCTCCCAATTCCTTCTGGAAAAATTCTAGACCAAGAAAAAGAAAATCGAAACACCTCAAAATTGAGTTCTTTTATTAAGGCAATATCTTCTTTGTAATTGTGATAAAAATCATAGGAAACATCTGAGTTATGCCTATTTTTTATTTTATGGGGCTTATTATGCGTAAAGGTATCCCAAATAGAGGGACCTTTGCCATCTTCATTCCATGCACCTTCTATTTGATAAGCAGAAGCCGCTATTCCCCATTTAAAATCAGGTCCAAAATCTGCCTTTGTAAAATCAGGTGTATTCATAGCCAATACGTCTAAAGGATTAGCGACCAAGGCAGCACCTAAGGCGCTAGAGGATAATTTTATAAAATTTCTACGATTCATAAATATAGGATTTACTGGATGATAAACAACCCCATTGCAAAGCCAAATATCAAGCCATATCAAATTATTTTGCCAAAAACTCCTTAAACCAAAGCCCCGAATCTTTTATTGTTCTTTTTTGTGTTTGATAATCAACATGCACCAAACCAAATCGAGGGGCATAGCCCTCTGCCCACTCAAAATTATCCATAAACGTCCAAGCAAAATAACCTCTAATGTCAATACCTTCCTGTTTTGCTTTTAATACATTTTGCAGATAATTTTGATAAAATTCTACCCGTTGGACATCGTGTACTCGGTTTCCTTCTACAGTATCTTTGAATGCTGCACCGTTTTCAGTAATAATGATTGGCGGAAGTTTTTTGTATGCTGAA from Aureispira anguillae encodes:
- a CDS encoding GH1 family beta-glucosidase, whose translation is MNRRNFIKLSSSALGAALVANPLDVLAMNTPDFTKADFGPDFKWGIAASAYQIEGAWNEDGKGPSIWDTFTHNKPHKIKNRHNSDVSYDFYHNYKEDIALIKELNFEVFRFSFSWSRIFPEGIGRVNQKGIDFYHRVIDRCLELGIEPWALMYHFDLPQALEDKGGWANRDMINWFDEYTHKVTTEYGDKVKTWFAQNEPIGFTLGGYLAMYHAPGYFAPQKFLKAIHHALMCQASAGRIMKENVPDGQVGAALSCAYVRPKNQKKRHLEAAHRMDIILNRLCIEPHLGMGYPTERFPFLDKIHRYVQAGDLEKLKFDFDFVGLQNYTQFVARHALLPCVWAFEQKPKNRGIPPEMITEMGWEVCPEGMYNIIKQYAAYENLPPIMITENGCAMPDKLEDGKVHDQRRIDFYQSYMKQVLKAKREGVDIRGYFAWTIMDNFEWAEGFDPRFGLVHVDWKTQKRTIKDSGLWFKNFLKD